A segment of the Bacillota bacterium genome:
GACCCGCGCCGGGGATTGCATGCAATCTTATTGGCAATCGACACATCGACACATCTGCAGCAGCTGCGGCGTGAATGTCGTCATGATCATTGGATCCGTAGCGTACACCCCCTCCAGCTCCTCAACAAACAGTATCGGGTCATGACGTACAGCCATAGCCTCCGAATAGGCTGGCAATGTAGTCAGTAGGGTGGCGTAATCCCGAATGGATTCTTTGAGCGCCTGTCCCTCGTAATGGATGCCGTCCACGATCGAGGGTCGAACCGCCTCGGTCACGGGCGCAGCCGGTACGTAAGCGGGTGCTCCCTGCGCTCTCCAAACGACCGCGGTCATGAGGAGTACGAATAGCGACCGGACCAGAAAGCTGTCTATTGGGGGTCCCTCCAAAAGCCGCGTTTAGGGTGGGGCCCAGCCGATGCCATTGCGACGCCCGGCCGCTTGAGGGGCCGTCTCGCGGACGTCGCATACCTCCCCTGCCATGACATAGGGCGTGCCAGTTATGGCACTGCTTACCACTTGTATCGGTTCGTGTACTCTTGAGTTGAATGATTCGGAGGGCCGGCGCAGTCAGGCGGAGCGGGTGGCGGAAAGCCCAAGCGGCCGGGGGAGGGCGAATCTTTGACGACCTGGCCCGAACCCGTGGCCTGGGCGGCGTACACCTACGACCCGGTGGGCAACCGCCTGCGTCTAGAGACGGATCGAGGTACGCTGGACTACGCCTACGCCTTCCTCAACCGCCTGGTGCGGGCGGACACCGTGCAGTACCGCTACGACGCCAACGGCAACCTCACCGAAGAGCTCACGCCTCAGGGATGGGTCCGCTACACCTACAACGCCCGAAACCAGCTGATCCGCGTCGACTTCCCGGACGGAACGTGGGTGACGTACGCTTACGACGGCTTCGACCGGCGGGTGCGGCGCGAGGAGAGCGACTGGCAGAACGCAAACCAGCAGAAGACCGAGATCACCCATTTCCTTTACGACGGCTTCGAGGTCTTGATGGAGTATGCCGGCACGCCGGGCGAGGGCCTCGCCCCGCTGGCGGAGTATTACCGGGCGGGCGGCCAGCTCCTCGCCCGGAAGATGTTCGGCTTTCACGGGCGCAAGGCGCCGGGGTACGAGGAGTTTTTGCGCACCCGGGGCGGGCTGTTGTACTATCATCTCGACGCCCTGGGGACAGTCCAGGCCCTCACGGACCGGCAGGGGGAGGTGGTCATCCGCTACTATACGGAGGCCTTCGGCCAGCTCTGGGCGGGGGTCACGGATCCGTACAACCCCTATGCGCTGACGGCCAAGGAGTACGACCCCAGGACCGGGCTCTATTACTTCGGGGCCCGCTGGTACGACCCGGAGGTAGGCCGGTGGCTGACCCCGGACCCCATCCGGGATGGGCGGAACTGGTACAGCTACGTGGACAACAACCCGGTCCGCTACCTCGACCTGTGGGGCCTGCTCAAGTTCACGAACCCGTGGCGCACGGAAGGGATCGTCCAGGCGGGCGACACCCTCTCGGGCATCGCATACCAGGCTTACGGGGACGCCTCCCTGTACCAAGAAAGCGCTGCCGTGAACAACATTCCGGATCCGGACCGGATCTACCCCGGCCAGCGGCTGCACCTCCCCCGGCCACCCCCGGGGCAGGAGGCGAGTGGGTGGGGCCCGAATGCCCGGCCAGCGGATCTCGACGTGTTCGCAATGACGCTGGCGGCCGTGGTAGCCGTGGAGGCGGCAGGCCCCGCGATCTCGCAGGCCCTGACCACCGCAGCCACGTGGGTGGCGGTGAAAGTTCAGACCTGGCTTGCACCCACTGCACCCAGCGCGGAAAAGGCCGGCAAGCTGCTGTGGGGTACATGGAAGGATTATCCTAAGGTCGTCGTAGCCGGGCGAGAGTACGCCCAGGTCGGCGAACCGTTATACACACAACACGCTGTAGAGCGGATGATGCCGCGCGGTCTTGCTACCCAGGGGCGGAGCATCTCACCTAACCCTGTTGATTACGTCATCAGGAATACAACGACGGTTACCAGGGTTATTGAGGGTCTCCAGCGAATCCTCTCCGCCATCATGTCGAGGCTTGAAGGTGATGTCCCAAAGAGGTCCGACAGGCATTTCTCAAGACCGAAGCATGGGTAGACAG
Coding sequences within it:
- a CDS encoding RHS repeat-associated core domain-containing protein; protein product: MTTWPEPVAWAAYTYDPVGNRLRLETDRGTLDYAYAFLNRLVRADTVQYRYDANGNLTEELTPQGWVRYTYNARNQLIRVDFPDGTWVTYAYDGFDRRVRREESDWQNANQQKTEITHFLYDGFEVLMEYAGTPGEGLAPLAEYYRAGGQLLARKMFGFHGRKAPGYEEFLRTRGGLLYYHLDALGTVQALTDRQGEVVIRYYTEAFGQLWAGVTDPYNPYALTAKEYDPRTGLYYFGARWYDPEVGRWLTPDPIRDGRNWYSYVDNNPVRYLDLWGLLKFTNPWRTEGIVQAGDTLSGIAYQAYGDASLYQESAAVNNIPDPDRIYPGQRLHLPRPPPGQEASGWGPNARPADLDVFAMTLAAVVAVEAAGPAISQALTTAATWVAVKVQTWLAPTAPSAEKAGKLLWGTWKDYPKVVVAGREYAQVGEPLYTQHAVERMMPRGLATQGRSISPNPVDYVIRNTTTVTRVIEGLQRILSAIMSRLEGDVPKRSDRHFSRPKHG